One Phocaeicola dorei genomic region harbors:
- the queC gene encoding 7-cyano-7-deazaguanine synthase QueC, translating to MNKSDALVVFSGGQDSTTCLFWAKKHFRKVYALSFIYGQKHVKEVELARAIAGKAGVEFKAMDVSFIGNLGKNSLTDTTITMDEVKPADSFPNTFVPGRNLFFLSIAAVYARELGINHIVTGVSQTDFSGYPDCRDAFIKSLNVTLNLAMDEQFVLHTPLMWIDKAETWALADELGVLDLIRHETLTCYNGVQGDGCGHCPACKLRREGLEKYLEIKAEREKR from the coding sequence ATGAATAAAAGTGACGCATTGGTTGTGTTCAGCGGAGGGCAGGACTCAACCACGTGCCTGTTTTGGGCAAAAAAACATTTCCGCAAAGTGTATGCTTTAAGTTTTATCTATGGACAAAAGCATGTGAAGGAAGTGGAGCTGGCCCGTGCTATTGCCGGAAAGGCAGGTGTGGAGTTTAAAGCGATGGATGTTTCCTTTATAGGCAACCTGGGTAAAAATTCGCTGACAGATACTACGATAACGATGGATGAGGTGAAGCCTGCCGATAGTTTCCCTAATACGTTTGTGCCGGGGCGGAATTTGTTCTTTCTGAGCATTGCAGCTGTCTATGCACGCGAATTGGGGATCAATCATATCGTGACCGGTGTGTCGCAGACAGACTTCAGCGGTTATCCTGATTGCCGGGATGCTTTTATCAAGTCACTGAATGTGACGTTGAACCTTGCCATGGACGAGCAGTTCGTGCTTCACACTCCGCTGATGTGGATTGATAAAGCGGAAACATGGGCGTTGGCGGACGAATTGGGCGTGCTCGATTTGATCCGGCATGAAACGTTGACTTGCTATAATGGCGTACAGGGAGATGGCTGCGGTCATTGCCCGGCCTGTAAGCTCCGTCGTGAAGGATTGGAAAAGTATCTGGAGATAAAGGCGGAAAGAGAGAAACGATAG
- the queF gene encoding preQ(1) synthase, whose protein sequence is MERKDELTLLGSKTEYRQDYAPEVLESFVNKHPGNDYWVRFNCPEFTSLCPITGQPDFAEIRISYLPDVKMVESKSLKLYLFSFRNHGDFHEDCVNIIMKDLIKLMDPKYIEVTGIFTPRGGISIYPYCNYGRPGTKYEELAEYRMRNHDL, encoded by the coding sequence ATGGAAAGAAAAGATGAATTGACCCTTCTCGGGTCGAAGACCGAGTACAGGCAAGATTATGCTCCCGAAGTGTTGGAGTCCTTTGTGAACAAACATCCCGGAAACGACTATTGGGTACGTTTTAACTGTCCCGAATTTACCAGCCTGTGTCCTATTACAGGACAGCCCGATTTTGCGGAAATCCGTATCTCCTACCTGCCTGATGTGAAAATGGTGGAGAGCAAGAGCTTGAAGCTGTATTTGTTTAGTTTCCGTAATCATGGCGATTTTCATGAAGATTGCGTGAATATCATCATGAAAGATTTGATTAAGCTGATGGATCCTAAATATATTGAGGTGACGGGCATTTTTACTCCGCGCGGTGGTATTTCCATTTATCCGTATTGTAATTACGGCCGTCCGGGTACTAAGTATGAGGAATTGGCGGAGTATCGGATGCGTAATCACGATTTATAG
- a CDS encoding urea transporter produces the protein MKTISIYDSLLVLGRGIGQVMFQNNALSGLLMLVGIFLNSWQLGVLAVGGNIISTLAACISGYGRDDIKNGLYGFNGTLIGIAVGVFMQLSLWSLLLMAVASCFSTWIVRLFSRQHSLPGFTAPFIFSVWILLGICTWITPDLLLVSETVSDTVREVDYVQAFCLGIGQVMFQENLLTGLFFLAGIGVNSWTGTFYTALGTLLPVLFAVFWGIDPEMLNMGLMGYNGVLCALALGGKTWKSFVWALCSVLLSVVLQFAGIKLGITTLTAPFVLSVWMIMIMQKVVNTKGE, from the coding sequence ATGAAGACAATTTCGATATATGATTCGTTGCTTGTTTTAGGGCGTGGAATAGGACAAGTCATGTTTCAGAATAATGCGTTGTCCGGTTTGTTAATGTTGGTCGGAATTTTTCTGAACTCGTGGCAGTTGGGAGTATTAGCGGTAGGCGGTAATATAATAAGCACGTTGGCGGCTTGTATCTCAGGTTATGGACGTGACGATATAAAGAATGGACTGTATGGTTTTAACGGCACATTGATAGGTATAGCAGTCGGAGTTTTCATGCAGCTGTCTTTGTGGTCTTTGCTGCTCATGGCGGTAGCTTCATGTTTTTCTACTTGGATAGTACGGCTTTTCAGCCGGCAGCATTCACTTCCCGGATTTACTGCTCCTTTCATTTTTTCTGTGTGGATATTATTGGGAATCTGTACTTGGATAACGCCGGATTTATTGCTGGTTTCCGAAACGGTATCTGATACTGTGCGGGAGGTTGATTACGTTCAGGCTTTTTGTTTAGGTATTGGTCAGGTCATGTTTCAAGAAAATTTATTGACCGGACTGTTCTTTTTGGCTGGTATTGGGGTTAATTCATGGACTGGAACTTTTTATACTGCGCTGGGGACACTTCTTCCTGTTCTTTTTGCTGTATTTTGGGGGATAGATCCGGAAATGTTGAATATGGGATTGATGGGCTATAATGGTGTATTGTGTGCTTTGGCTTTAGGAGGCAAAACTTGGAAAAGCTTTGTATGGGCTTTATGTTCAGTCTTGCTGTCCGTTGTATTGCAGTTTGCAGGGATCAAGTTGGGAATTACTACTCTGACTGCACCTTTTGTACTATCTGTATGGATGATAATGATAATGCAGAAAGTGGTGAATACAAAAGGTGAATAA
- a CDS encoding queuosine precursor transporter: MKNNNTVSVSFMLLGILFCVCLVAANLLETKVVQIWKITATAGLVVFPISYIINDCIAEVWGFRKARLIIWMGFAMNFMVVALGQLAILMPAAPFWEGEEGFNFVFGMAPRIAVASLTAFLVGSFLNAYVMSKMKLASGGKNFSLRAITSTLVGESADSMIFFPVAFGGLMPAGELIKMMVIQAVLKTLYEIIILPVTIRVVNYIKKVDGSDVFDEHISYNVLKIKEL; this comes from the coding sequence ATGAAGAATAATAACACTGTATCTGTATCGTTCATGTTGCTTGGCATACTGTTTTGTGTATGTCTTGTCGCAGCAAATTTATTGGAGACCAAAGTAGTCCAGATCTGGAAAATTACGGCAACTGCCGGATTGGTTGTATTTCCTATCTCTTACATTATCAATGATTGTATAGCCGAAGTATGGGGCTTCCGCAAGGCACGTCTTATCATCTGGATGGGCTTTGCCATGAATTTCATGGTGGTAGCTTTGGGGCAGCTTGCCATTCTGATGCCCGCAGCTCCGTTTTGGGAAGGAGAGGAGGGCTTCAACTTCGTTTTCGGCATGGCGCCCCGCATCGCTGTAGCCAGTCTGACCGCTTTCTTGGTCGGCTCTTTTCTGAATGCCTATGTCATGAGTAAAATGAAGCTGGCCTCGGGGGGAAAGAACTTTTCACTTCGTGCTATCACTTCTACCTTGGTGGGTGAGAGTGCCGATTCCATGATTTTCTTTCCTGTTGCCTTCGGAGGTTTGATGCCTGCCGGTGAACTGATAAAGATGATGGTTATTCAGGCGGTGCTCAAGACACTCTATGAAATTATTATCCTGCCTGTTACCATCCGTGTGGTAAATTACATCAAGAAGGTGGATGGCAGTGATGTCTTTGATGAGCATATCTCATACAATGTATTAAAAATCAAAGAACTTTAA
- a CDS encoding FtsB family cell division protein → MSKLLTIWNYIRRHKYMITVLIFIVVIGFLDENSLIQRVKHRSEISALNSEIEKYRKQYEEDTEKLKELTTNPEALEKIAREKYLMKKPDEDIFVFEE, encoded by the coding sequence ATGAGCAAATTGCTGACTATTTGGAACTACATCCGGCGCCATAAGTATATGATTACGGTGCTGATCTTTATTGTAGTTATTGGTTTTCTGGATGAGAACAGCTTGATTCAGCGGGTAAAGCATCGCAGTGAGATCAGCGCGCTGAATAGTGAGATAGAGAAATACAGAAAGCAATATGAGGAAGATACGGAGAAACTGAAGGAACTGACCACGAATCCTGAGGCTTTGGAGAAAATAGCACGCGAGAAGTATTTGATGAAGAAGCCTGACGAGGATATTTTTGTGTTTGAAGAATGA
- a CDS encoding DNA polymerase III subunit gamma/tau, whose product MENYIVSARKYRPATFESVVGQRALTITLKNAIATGKLAHAYLFCGPRGVGKTTCARIFAKTINCQTPTAEGEACNQCESCLAFNEQRSYNIHELDAASNNSVEDIRSLIEQVRIPPQIGKYKVYIIDEVHMLSQAAFNAFLKTLEEPPHHAIFILATTEKHKILPTILSRCQIYDFNRIGIKDTIDHLQYVAKLEHINAEPEALTVIAQKADGGMRDALSIFDQVVSFTGGNITYKSVIENLNVLDYEYYFKLTNLLLENKVPESMLLFNDVLKKGFDGSHFITGLSSHFRDLLVSKDPSTLQLLEVGAGIRDRYKEQAQKCDQKFLYRAMKLCNDCDLNYRASKNKRLLVELTLIQCAQLTLPDADDASGGRGPKKILKPLFTQQATSTAATQPQPQAKAAAAQTAATAVPQPQGTSTTGSMNASRPSPLPQTREEKKIPVFKAGSLGISLRRPLHEQQAAEKQEAKAASTAVQNDATYEDYIFNEKDLDYYWREFAAALPKEEKANSARMMNMHPHLLNDTTFEVTVDNDMVEKYMVQLIPSVQNHLRERLHNRKITMTVRVSAPTENIRAYSHVERFQMMSKKNPNLLKLKEALGLELS is encoded by the coding sequence ATGGAAAATTATATCGTATCGGCACGAAAATATCGTCCCGCTACATTCGAATCGGTTGTGGGACAACGCGCGTTGACCATCACCTTAAAAAATGCTATTGCCACCGGCAAGCTGGCACATGCCTACCTGTTCTGCGGACCGCGTGGAGTGGGAAAAACAACGTGTGCACGTATCTTTGCCAAAACCATCAACTGCCAGACCCCCACTGCCGAAGGCGAAGCCTGCAATCAGTGTGAGTCTTGTCTGGCATTCAACGAACAGCGTTCTTACAACATACATGAGCTGGATGCCGCCAGCAACAACTCGGTAGAAGATATCCGTTCGCTGATTGAGCAGGTACGTATCCCGCCACAAATCGGCAAGTACAAGGTATATATCATTGATGAGGTCCACATGTTGTCGCAAGCCGCCTTCAATGCTTTTCTGAAAACATTGGAAGAACCGCCTCATCATGCCATCTTCATCCTTGCCACAACGGAAAAGCATAAGATACTGCCGACTATTCTGAGCCGTTGCCAGATTTATGACTTCAACCGCATCGGCATCAAAGACACTATCGACCATCTGCAATACGTTGCCAAACTGGAACATATCAACGCCGAACCCGAAGCCCTGACTGTCATCGCACAGAAAGCCGACGGTGGTATGCGCGACGCTCTTTCCATCTTCGACCAAGTAGTCAGCTTCACAGGTGGGAACATCACTTACAAAAGTGTGATTGAAAACCTGAATGTCTTGGATTACGAATATTATTTCAAGCTGACCAATTTGTTGCTTGAAAACAAAGTTCCCGAATCCATGCTGCTTTTTAACGACGTATTGAAAAAAGGATTTGACGGCAGCCATTTCATCACCGGACTATCCTCTCATTTCCGGGATTTGCTGGTGAGCAAGGATCCTTCCACCCTGCAATTGCTGGAAGTAGGCGCCGGTATCCGCGACCGCTATAAAGAACAAGCACAAAAATGTGACCAGAAATTCCTGTACCGTGCCATGAAGCTATGCAATGATTGTGACCTGAACTATCGTGCAAGCAAAAACAAACGTCTGCTGGTAGAACTGACACTGATTCAATGCGCCCAACTCACTCTGCCCGACGCCGATGATGCAAGTGGTGGGCGTGGCCCTAAGAAGATATTAAAACCCCTATTTACGCAGCAAGCGACTTCCACAGCCGCCACGCAGCCACAGCCTCAGGCTAAAGCTGCCGCTGCACAGACCGCAGCAACCGCCGTTCCTCAACCACAGGGTACAAGTACAACCGGCAGTATGAACGCAAGCCGTCCAAGCCCGCTGCCTCAGACCAGAGAAGAGAAAAAAATCCCGGTGTTCAAGGCGGGCTCACTCGGTATATCCCTGCGCCGTCCTTTGCACGAACAGCAAGCTGCGGAAAAGCAAGAAGCAAAAGCGGCAAGCACCGCTGTCCAAAACGATGCCACATACGAAGATTATATTTTCAATGAAAAAGATCTGGACTATTACTGGCGTGAATTTGCAGCCGCCCTGCCCAAGGAAGAGAAGGCTAACTCCGCACGAATGATGAACATGCATCCGCATTTGTTGAATGACACGACTTTTGAAGTGACAGTAGACAATGATATGGTGGAAAAATATATGGTACAATTGATACCATCGGTTCAGAATCATTTACGCGAACGACTGCACAACCGGAAAATCACCATGACGGTACGTGTCAGTGCCCCTACCGAGAACATCCGTGCTTACAGCCATGTGGAACGTTTCCAGATGATGAGCAAGAAAAACCCGAATCTGCTGAAATTAAAAGAAGCACTGGGATTGGAGTTATCATAA